From a region of the Poecile atricapillus isolate bPoeAtr1 chromosome 4, bPoeAtr1.hap1, whole genome shotgun sequence genome:
- the LOC131579198 gene encoding basic proline-rich protein-like — MGGRGRAESRGSPASGASAVGGAGPTYGTRLPPGTAAIPSLPADTGQRESTRPLPPSLRRPSRRPGSRSPAGKGAAGCPGGGISSGRGRPPLPPAGRGPRAAPASRRAPTGGTRGRWMPPGDVQGARWQHLPARRLKRRRKEGAKHESPDEPQPPPPPAAAAAAAEGASPGPAAAAVPPRGHPSYGTTSEGLLPPPAARPPPSLGASARQRQLLKPVPLAQLRRLRASSRRGSGARFPPVAASWRPPVWKKRGWPRCYSSVGVLTASRLILLQTFPFWGREVVS; from the coding sequence ATGGGCGGTCGCGGCCGAGCCGAAAGCCGAGGGAGCCCTGCCTCGGGCGCCTCGGCCGTCGGGGGCGCAGGACCCACCTACGGCACTCGCCTTCCGCCGGGCACCGCCGCGATCCCATCGCTTCCCGCCGACACAGGGCAGCGGGAATCCACccgccccctccctccctctctccgcCGGCCCTCCAGGAGGCCCGGCTCCCGCTCCCCCGCGGGGAAAGGGGCAGCCGGATGCCCTGGCGGGGGAATCTcctcggggcggggccggccgcCGCTCCCTCCCGCCGGGCGCGGCCCCCGCGCCGCTCCCGCTTCCCGGCGGGCCCCCACGGGCGGCACGCGCGGCCGGTGGATGCCGCCGGGTGACGTGCAGGGCGCGCGGTGGCAGCACCTCCCCGCGCGCCGcttaaaaagaagaagaaaagagggaGCGAAACATGAGAGCCCGGACgagccgcagccgccgccgccgccggcagcagcagcagcagcagcggagGGGGCatcgcccggcccggccgccgccgcaGTCCCGCCGCGGGGACACCCTTCCTATGGGACGACAAGTGAAGGGCTGCTGCCGCCGCCCGCTGCCCGGCCCCCCCCGAGCCTCGGCGCTTCGGCGCGGCAGCGGCAGCTGCTAAAACCTGTGCCGCTCGCACAACTTCGCCGGCTTCGAGCATCCTCCCGCCGGGGCTCGGGGGCTCGGTTCCCCCCCGTTGCTGCCTCTTGGCGTCCGCCTGTTTGGAAGAAGCGGGGGTGGCCGAGGTGCTATTCCTCCGTCGGCGTTTTAACCGCCTCCAGACTTATTCTCCTCCAGACTTTCCCCTTCTGGGGGAGGGAGGTGGTTTCCTGA